The genomic window GCCGCCGCTGACCTGTTCTTCATAGAGGCGGGTCTTGAGGGCATGAATGCGTTCGACCATCTCGCCGCGGCGGGCCGCATGCAGCGGGTCCACCGTGCGCCAGTAGTGCGCGATGCGCTCCTTGCCGCCGGCCACGTCGAGCAGCCGGGTGTACAGCGCTTCCGACCAGTGCCAGTCCAGGCCGGCCTCGGCGAATGCGGCATTGAAGGCGGCGCGGTGCGCGCTTTCGGTGTCGGCCAGGGTGCCGTCCACGTCGAAGATCAGGGCTTGCAGCATGATGGCTCCAGGGCGCCGTGGCGCGGCTCGGGGTTGTTCGAAAACACCCGGCTGGCAAGCAGGTCGGGCGTGGTGATGGTGACCAGCGCATCGTCGTCGACGTCGCCGCCGGCGGCCAGCAGGCGCGATGCATGGCGCAGCCTGGCGCGGTCCAGCGCATTGCGCACGCTGCGCGCATTGGCGAAATGCGGCAGCGTCATGCGCCGTTCCAGGTACTGGCGGAACACATCCTTGGCCTGGTCATCGAAGCGGTATTGCATGTCCTTCAGCATTAGCTCCGCGATGCGCTCCAGCTCGCCGGCGCCGTAGTCCGGGAAGTCGATGTGGTGGGCAATGCGCGAGGACATGCCGGGGTTAGATTCGAAGAAGCGGTCCATCCTGTCCTTGTAGCCGGCCAGGATGACCACCAGGTCGTCGCGCTGGTTCTCCATGACCTGCAGCAGGATCTCGATCGCTTCCTGGCCATAGTCGCGCTCGTTTTCCGGGCGGTACAGGTAATAGGCCTCGTCGATGAACAGCACGCCGCCCATGGCCTTCTTCAGCACCTCGCGGGTCTTGGGCGCGGTGTGGCCGATGTACTGGCCCACCAGGTCGTCGCGCGTCACGGCCACCAGATGGCCGCGCCGCACATAGCCCAGCCGGTGCAGGATCTGCGCCATGCGCATGGCCACCGTGGTCTTCCCGGTGCCGGGATTGCCGCTGAAGCACATGTGCAGGCTGGGCGGGGAAGCCGACAGGCCGCGGTCCTGGCGCAGCCGGTCCACCAGCAGCAGGGCGGCGACGTCGCGGATGCGCGACTTCACCGGCGCCAGCCCCACCAGCTCGCGTTCCAGCTGGGCCAGCAGGTCGGCGATGCCGGAAGCAGCGAGTGCGGACTTCAGCGAGCCAGCGCCGGCGGCATCCGCCGGTGCTGGCTTGTGCTCTTCCACGGGCGTGTCGATCACGGTCATGATGCCTCCCTCGCCTATTGGTAACGCGCGCCTTCCGGCTGCGACTGGGTTGCATAGCTCTCAATGCTGTAGCGCATCGAGCGGCCATTGACTTCCTGCCGCACCAGCCGGAAGCCGGGCTCCTGCCGCGGCCGCTGCACGATGAAGGACAGCACCACGCTCTCCACCGTATGGGTGGAGTCGAAGGCGGTGACGCGGACGTAGTGGGACGGGTAGGTCTTGCGGCAGCTGTTCAATTCCAGCATGATGCCGGCCGCGTCGTGCAAGTCGAACATCGGGTTGCCGAACATTTCCCAGTAGACGTTGCGCGGATGCGGGTCGTCGGTGTATTCGATGCCGACCGCCCAGCCCCGTGACAGGCAATAGTCGAGCTGCTTGATGATCTGCTCGTCGGAAAGATCGGGCAGGAAGGAGAAGGTGCCTTGGGTGATGCGCATAATGTCCTCTTTCGGTAGGTTCCTGGCGTTATCCGGTGCGCCAATCAGGCGACCGATGCGGTGGGCACGAAGTCCGAGCTGTCGGTCGGCGTGTAGTTGAAGGTGATGTCGCCCCAGGTATCGAGCGCCGCCTTCAGCGGGCTGCACCACCTGGCGGCCTCGCGCAGGATGTCCGGCCCCTCGTTGCGAATGTCGCGGCCTTCATTGCGCGCCAGCACCATTGCTTCCAGCGCCACCCGGTTGGCGGTGGCGCCCGCCTGTATGCCCTGCGGATGGCCGATGGTGCCACCGCCGAACTGCAGCACCACGTCGTCGCCGAACAGGTCCACGAGTTGGTGCATCTGGCCGGCATGGATGCCACCCGAGGCCACTGGCATTACCTTGCGCAGCGCGGCCCAGTCCTGGTCGAAGTAGATGCCGCGCGGCAGGTCGACCGTGGTTTTCGCATCGCGGCAGACGTTGTAATAGCCCTGCACCGTCATTGGGTCGCCTTCCAGCTTGCCCACCGCGGTGCCGGCATGGATATGGTCGACCCCGACCAGGCGCATCCATTTGGCGATCACCCGGAACGACACGCCATGGTTCTTCTGGCGGGTGTAGGTGCCGTGGCCGGCGCGGTGCAGGTGCAGGATCATGTCGTTCTGGCGGCACCAGTGCGACATCGACTGGATCGCGGTATAGCCCACCACCAGGTCGATCATCACGATCACCGAGCCTAGTTCCTTGGCGAATTCGGCGCGCCGGTACATTTCTTCCATGGTGCCGGCGGTGATGTTGAGATAGCTGCCCTTGATCTCGCCGGTGGCCGCCGATGCCTTGTTGACGCCGTCCATCACGCACAGGAAGCGGTCGCGCCAGTGCATGAAAGGCTGCGAATTGATGTTCTCGTCATCCTTCATGAAGTCCAGGCCGCCCTTCAGGCCTTCATACACCACCCGGCCGTAGTTGCGGGCAGACAGGCCGAGCTTGGGCTTGGTGGTGGCGCCCAGCAGCGGCCGGCCGAACTTGTCCAATCGCTCGCGCTCGACCACGATGCCGGTCGGCGGGCCGGCGAAGGTCTTGATATAAGCCACCGGGAACTGCATGTCTTCGAGCCGCGCCGCCTTCAGCGGCTTGAAGCTGAACACGTTGCCGATGATGGAGGCGGCTACGTTGGTGATAGAGCCTTCCTCGAACAGCGACAAGTCGTAGGCGACATAGCAGAAGAACTGGCCGGGGTTGTTCGGCACGGGATCGACGCGGTAGGCCTTGGCGCGGTACATGTCGCAGGCGGTCAGCCGGTCGGTCCAGACCACGGTCCAGGTGGCGGTGGAGGATTCACCGGCCACCGCTGCCGCGGCCTCAATCGGGTCAACGCCATCCTGTGGCGTGATGCGAAACAGCGCCAGCACATCGGTTTGCTTGGGCTGGTAGTCGCTGTCCCAGTAACCCATCTGGGCATATTTCAGCACGCCCGCCGAGTAGCGCTTCTTCTGGTCCGTAATTTGCTGCAGTTCGTTTGCACCCATTGCCATCTCCTGTACGCGGCTTGCGCCTTTTGTGAATGTTTCGGGGCCGGGGCTTGCGGCAGCACAACCGTTGCGCCGATTCATACGCAGGCCCGTTGAAGCCAATGTACAAGGGGTATTCGATAAGGTCTAATCAACAATGATCGTCAAAGCATCAGGAAAAGCTGATACATCATGCGCCGCTATACCCTGAGACAACTCGACACCTTCATGGAAGTCGCACGCAGCGAATCGGTCTCGCGTGCCGCGGAGCGTCTTCATGTGACGCAGCCGGCGGTCTCGATGCAGCTGCGCCAGCTCGAGGAAAGCCTGGGCCTGCCGCTGCTGGAAGTCATCGGCCGCCGGGTGCAGCTGACCGATGCCGGTCGCGAGGTGGAGCGCTGCGCGGCGGCCGCCCTCGCGCGCCTGAAGGAACTGGATGATCTGGTGGCCGCCCAGCGCGGCCTGAAGCACGGCAAGGTCGACCTTGCCGTGGTCAGCACCACCAAGTACTTCATGCCCATGCTGCTGATGCGCTTTCGCAAGCAGTTTCCCGACATCGCCATCACGCTGCAGATCCATAACCGGGAAAGCATGATGAAGCTGCTGGCTCGCAATGAAATCGACCTGGTGATCATGGGGCGGGCACCGCAGGGGCTGGACTGCTGCTCCACCGAGTTCGCCACCAATCCGATGGCGGTGGTCTGCGCGCCCGACCATCCGCTGTCGCGGCGGCGAAGTGCTGCAATGTCAGTGCTGAATGGCCAGGACTTCGTGGTACGGGAGCAGGGCTCGGGCACCCGCAGCACAATGGAAGCGGTGTTTGCCGAACATGGCGTGACGCCACGCGTGCTGATGGAAATGCCCAGCAATGAAACGATCAAGCAGGCAGTGATGGCCGGCATGGGCATGGCCTTCCTGTCGTTGCGCACGGTGCGCCATGAGCTGGCCTCGGGCCACCTGGTCCTTGTCGACATTGCAGGTCTGCCGGTGATAAGACAATGGTATGTGACCCACTTGGGCGCGCGACGCTTGTCGCCGGCAGCCGAGGCGCTGAAGAATTTCCTGGTAGAGGAGGCGGCGCCGCTGGTCAGGGCCTGGGCATGACATCGGGCGCGCGGATGTTCATCGAATTCGCAAACCTGCAAAGCAAAGCTTTCCCTGCTTTTGTAGGGTGCAATACCTCGAAGGGGCATTGCACCAGGCCGCCATCAGGGATGATGCAAAATAATGCGGGCGTATCCGTAGTTGCGGTCAGGTGTCACTGCCCGTCAATCGCGCCATTCCGCCGACGCCTGCAACGCTTGTAGCGCCTGCTGCAACGCCCGCAGCGGGAAGTTCAAAAGCAGCCGCAACATCAACTGCAAAGTTACGGGCGACTGCCAGTGCCAGCAACGATCGCCCCACCCTACCTGCTATCCAACTCGCCGCACGGCTTCTTCCCATCCGACAGATCGATGTTAAGCCGCTCCAGCTTGCGGTAAAGCGTATTGCGGCCCACGCCCAGCTCCCTCGCCACGGTACTGATGTTCCAGCGCGCGCGCTTCAACACCTGCAGCAAGGCCTCGCGTTCGGCCGACTTCAGCGGATTGAGCTGGCACTCCTGCTGCTGCATGGCTTCCTGCAACGGTGCCGGCACCGCCTGGCGGGCGCGCAGGATCTCCTGCGGCAGGTCGGCCAGGGTCAGCAGGTCGGCACGGCGCAGTGCCACCATGGTGCGTAGCACGTTGCGCAGCTGACGCACATTGCCGGGCCAGCGATACTGGTCCAGGGCGTCCAGCAGGTCCGCCGTCATTGACAGCTCGCCGCAATCGGTCTGCTCGCTGCGCAGCAGATGCTCGATCAGCTGGCGCCGGTCGCCGCGCTCCCTTAGTGGCGGCATGGTCAGGGTCAGGCCCTGCAGCCGGTAGTACAGGTCTTCCCGGAATTCCCGGCGCTCTATCTTTTCAAGCAGGTCGCAATGGGTGGCGCTGATGAGCCGGATGTCGATGCGCACCGGCGTCTCGCTGCCCAGCGGCGCGACCTCGCGTTCTTCCAGCACCCGTAGCAGGCGCGCCTGCAAGGCGAATGGCATGTCGCCGATCTCGTCCAGGAACAGGGTGCCGCCGTTGGCCTGGAAGATCTTGCCGCGCTGGCCTTCCTTGCTGGCGCCAGTGAAGGCGCCCGACTTGTAGCCGAACAGCTCGCTCTCGATCAGCGACTCGGGTATCGATGCGCAGTTGATCGCGACGAAGGGCTGGCTGGCGCGCTGGCTGGACTGGTGCAGCGCCTTGGCGAACATTTCCTTGCCGGTGCCGGTCTCGCCATATAGCAGGATCGGCACATCGCGTTCCAGCACGCGGCTGGCGGCGTCGATATTGCGGGCCATTGACCCTTCGGGGCCATAGCGCAGGCGCTCAAGCGGCGTGCGGCAGACCTGTGTATCAAGGTCGCAGCCGCTGGAGGCCAGCCTGGCGCAGGACGTGACGCAATTCTTTGCCGTCGCTACGCCATAGGCATAGAAACGCCGGCCGAAGCGGGCGTCGAATACCGGCGCGACCGGCTTGGCAAGCTTGCTGGTCTCGCGGCTGAGCGAGTCGAACGAGACATTGAAGAACTCTTCCAGCGGATGGTGCAGCAGCTCGCAAGACTTCACGCCCAGTTGCAGCAGCGCATGCCGGGTGGCGGCCACGATATGGTCTTCCTCGTCCAGCGCCAGGATGCCGGCGTAGACGGTGCCAACGAATTCAGGCCGGCTGTGGAAGTGCATGAAGCGCCGGCCTTCGAAGGACTTCAGGAAGATCCGGTTCTCGATGGTGTGCACCGACATGTTGACCAGGTCCAGCACATGCTTGGGCGCCAGGTGGGTCTCGCCCGAGGCGTCCAGCACCGCCAGCACCTCGCCGGTGGTATCGAAGATGGGCGCGGCGGCGCAGGTCAGGCCGGTGTTGCGAAACAGGAAGTGATCATACTGCTGCACCATGGTCGGCCGTTTCTCCAGCAGCGCGGTGCCCATGCCGTTGGTGCCCTGGTAACGTTCCGACCAG from Noviherbaspirillum sp. L7-7A includes these protein-coding regions:
- the cbbX gene encoding CbbX protein, with amino-acid sequence MTVIDTPVEEHKPAPADAAGAGSLKSALAASGIADLLAQLERELVGLAPVKSRIRDVAALLLVDRLRQDRGLSASPPSLHMCFSGNPGTGKTTVAMRMAQILHRLGYVRRGHLVAVTRDDLVGQYIGHTAPKTREVLKKAMGGVLFIDEAYYLYRPENERDYGQEAIEILLQVMENQRDDLVVILAGYKDRMDRFFESNPGMSSRIAHHIDFPDYGAGELERIAELMLKDMQYRFDDQAKDVFRQYLERRMTLPHFANARSVRNALDRARLRHASRLLAAGGDVDDDALVTITTPDLLASRVFSNNPEPRHGALEPSCCKP
- a CDS encoding ribulose bisphosphate carboxylase small subunit; the encoded protein is MRITQGTFSFLPDLSDEQIIKQLDYCLSRGWAVGIEYTDDPHPRNVYWEMFGNPMFDLHDAAGIMLELNSCRKTYPSHYVRVTAFDSTHTVESVVLSFIVQRPRQEPGFRLVRQEVNGRSMRYSIESYATQSQPEGARYQ
- a CDS encoding form I ribulose bisphosphate carboxylase large subunit — translated: MGANELQQITDQKKRYSAGVLKYAQMGYWDSDYQPKQTDVLALFRITPQDGVDPIEAAAAVAGESSTATWTVVWTDRLTACDMYRAKAYRVDPVPNNPGQFFCYVAYDLSLFEEGSITNVAASIIGNVFSFKPLKAARLEDMQFPVAYIKTFAGPPTGIVVERERLDKFGRPLLGATTKPKLGLSARNYGRVVYEGLKGGLDFMKDDENINSQPFMHWRDRFLCVMDGVNKASAATGEIKGSYLNITAGTMEEMYRRAEFAKELGSVIVMIDLVVGYTAIQSMSHWCRQNDMILHLHRAGHGTYTRQKNHGVSFRVIAKWMRLVGVDHIHAGTAVGKLEGDPMTVQGYYNVCRDAKTTVDLPRGIYFDQDWAALRKVMPVASGGIHAGQMHQLVDLFGDDVVLQFGGGTIGHPQGIQAGATANRVALEAMVLARNEGRDIRNEGPDILREAARWCSPLKAALDTWGDITFNYTPTDSSDFVPTASVA
- a CDS encoding LysR family transcriptional regulator — translated: MRRYTLRQLDTFMEVARSESVSRAAERLHVTQPAVSMQLRQLEESLGLPLLEVIGRRVQLTDAGREVERCAAAALARLKELDDLVAAQRGLKHGKVDLAVVSTTKYFMPMLLMRFRKQFPDIAITLQIHNRESMMKLLARNEIDLVIMGRAPQGLDCCSTEFATNPMAVVCAPDHPLSRRRSAAMSVLNGQDFVVREQGSGTRSTMEAVFAEHGVTPRVLMEMPSNETIKQAVMAGMGMAFLSLRTVRHELASGHLVLVDIAGLPVIRQWYVTHLGARRLSPAAEALKNFLVEEAAPLVRAWA
- a CDS encoding sigma-54-dependent Fis family transcriptional regulator, yielding MLTQEHHRSRIQAAVERVSSAPVAVPNHITDSWMRCMRDYQLDPTIVAEPYIVEKVELQERQHRLSHVLSAAKAEMTNLFQQIAGSGYAIMLTDADGVLMNYFGDLGFTHAASKTGMMPGAVWSERYQGTNGMGTALLEKRPTMVQQYDHFLFRNTGLTCAAAPIFDTTGEVLAVLDASGETHLAPKHVLDLVNMSVHTIENRIFLKSFEGRRFMHFHSRPEFVGTVYAGILALDEEDHIVAATRHALLQLGVKSCELLHHPLEEFFNVSFDSLSRETSKLAKPVAPVFDARFGRRFYAYGVATAKNCVTSCARLASSGCDLDTQVCRTPLERLRYGPEGSMARNIDAASRVLERDVPILLYGETGTGKEMFAKALHQSSQRASQPFVAINCASIPESLIESELFGYKSGAFTGASKEGQRGKIFQANGGTLFLDEIGDMPFALQARLLRVLEEREVAPLGSETPVRIDIRLISATHCDLLEKIERREFREDLYYRLQGLTLTMPPLRERGDRRQLIEHLLRSEQTDCGELSMTADLLDALDQYRWPGNVRQLRNVLRTMVALRRADLLTLADLPQEILRARQAVPAPLQEAMQQQECQLNPLKSAEREALLQVLKRARWNISTVARELGVGRNTLYRKLERLNIDLSDGKKPCGELDSR